A segment of the Longimicrobium sp. genome:
CTCCGCGCCTTGTCCGTGTCCTCGATGCGCAGCAGGAACTCCCCGCCGTAGCGCTTCGCGTAGAGCCAGTTGAAGAGCGCCGTGCGGGCGCCGCCCACGTGCAGGTAGCCGGTGGGGCTGGGGGCGAAGCGGACGCGGATCTGGTCGGACATGGGCGATCGATCGGGATTGACGGTCACGAAGCGCAAAGCGATAGCGCCGGCTGCGCGGGCGACTGCCTGCGGCCGACGAGAGCGGGCAATGTAGGGAGATGCGAGGAGTGGGACTAGACGCGGGGGGGCCCCTCCCCCGGCCCGTCCCCGCACAAACTGTGTGCGGAGAGGGGGGAACGTCGCGTGCGGGAGGCGAGGACCGGTGCTCCGGCGGGCGCCCCCCATCCCCAGCCCTTCCCCCGCAAACTGCGCGGGGGAAGGGAGCTAGTGTGGTGCGCTTCGGATAGGCCGGCGTTTGGGCTGACCGCGGAGGAGGCCTCGGCGC
Coding sequences within it:
- a CDS encoding glutamate--tRNA ligase family protein — protein: MSDQIRVRFAPSPTGYLHVGGARTALFNWLYAKRYGGEFLLRIEDTDKAR